The bacterium genomic interval TGTCCTTGCTGTAGTCCCGGCTACAAAGTGCTCGATCAACCGCTCTTGCTTGCCCCAGCTTAGCCTGCTCTTTCTCATGAACCAATCCTAGATATTTTTAGTTATCTAGGACAGCCCCTTTTCTTAAGCATCCAGCCGGAGAACATCCAGTCGGCTGGTGGCCACTTTTTCCTTTGGAATCGTTTGCTTCCAGCGTTGGCTCCTCAGCATAGGTTCCGAGAACGCATTTTTGTTCAATCACCTGATTGACGACTTTTTCCCAAAGCTTTTTAACCACTCCTGCATTTCCACGCGTCTGGATATTCAACCCGTAGCCTTGCTTCTGTTTGTTAGCGATTATCCCATTAAGCTCAATCACCGGCCTTTGAAATCCTTTGGAGCAATTTTCTTTTCTCTGGGCTGGGAAGAAGCTGAACATTCCATCCTGAGGTTTCTCAAGAGTTGCCCCGAAATACAGCCGAAAGTTCTCGCCTTCTTTAGGAGCCGTTAGCAGGGTAAGCGTAGCGGCCTTGAATGACTTAGGCAAGCTCTGGAAAACATTGAGATTGTTTCCCGTAATTTCAACTGAATTTTTTACTACAAAAACGGTGTCGAGGATAAAAAAACCTCCCATATTTGATCCAAACAGGATAACGCTCCCATTTGCAAGATTGTGTAATGAATTCCAGCTTCCGCGCTGCTGGGACCATTGCATGCAATTTGAATAAAGGAAAGGGCCACCGAACACAAAAGGATCGGTGTTTTGCACTTCATCTGGTCGTGAAGAAACGTAATAGGGGAAATGAAAGCAGTTTGGTAAGCCATTCTGAGGGGTGCTACTCGAAATAGGCGTTACTCCAGAAGGCGGTTCCCACTCTCCCCAAAAGCACAGTTCTTCGGTTTCCTTTTTGACGCCTTCCAATTTTTCGATGTAGCTACCGGGGCTGACGAGAAACTTACGTTTATGCGATCCTGTGTTCCAACCAATTTGCTTTTCCCCCTTCCTCGGGCGAGACTCACCACCGGGGTGAAGGAATTGCACAAAGCAAAGTTTCTCTTTCATCGCTCTCTCTACTCCCACACCCTTTTGTCTTCGAGGACCTTTCCGTCGCTTGGCAAAGTTCCGGGCGGGACGAATTTTACCGTTCCTCCAATCCTCAGAATGTCGCGGATTTTCTTTTCCAGCGCCTTGTCTACTCCACCTTCAACGTTCGCCGCTTCGATCAATATTTCGAGGATGTCTTTGTTGTCGGCGCGGGTGACGACGGCGCGGTATTTGGCGAACTGGGGGAAGTCGGCCAGCGCCTTCTGGACCTGCCCGGGGTGTACGAACTGGCCCTTCACCTTCACGAGCTGGTCGGCCCTGCCGAGCCAGCCGCGCAGCTTGGGGCTCTTTCGCCCGCAGGGGCACGCCGAGGCGTCGATCACGGAAAGGTCGCCGGTGCCGAAGCGGATCAGCGGGTAGGCTTCGTTGAAGAGGGTGACGACGACTTCGCCGATCTCTCCGTCCGCCATCGGCTTTCCGGTCGTCGGGTCAACGATTTCGACCCAGGCGCGCGAAGTCAGGTGCATCCCGCCCCGGTGGTAGCACTCGTAGGCGAGGCAGCCGCAGTCGGCGGTGCCGTAGCCCTGTCTGCAGACGAGGCCGAACATGTCCTCCACGGCGTTTCTGAGCGAATCCGGCAGGGGCTCGGCGGTGGAGAAGGCGGCGCGCAGGGCGAGGTCCTTCCGGGGGTCGAGGCCTAGCTCGATCGCCTTTTGCCCTATCTGGAGGAGGAAGGAGGCCATCCCCACGTAGCCGGAGACGCAGTAGGTCTTGAGAATATCGACCTGCGCCTCGCGCTCGCCGATGCCGGTGGGTATCACCGCGCAGCCGAGCCTGCCGAGCGAGTCGTCGAACATTATCCCCGCCGGGGTCATGTGGTAGGAGAAGGTGTTGATGGCTATGTCGCCCTGCCGAAAGCCGGTGGCGAAGAGCGCTTCCTCCCACCCCCACCCCTCGTCGATTCCCTGCGGGTCGCTTATCGGGCCGGGCGAGCGGAAGATGCGCCGTATCCGGTTCACGGGAACGGCGAGAAGGCCGCCGAAGGGGGGATTCTCGGCCTGCATCCGCACCAGCTCCGCCTTAGGTGTTACGGGCACGAGTGC includes:
- a CDS encoding IS1595 family transposase, giving the protein MRKSRLSWGKQERLIEHFVAGTTART
- a CDS encoding phenylacetate--CoA ligase family protein gives rise to the protein MDRTSGLFSPETEGLSPEARRAFFEGEVKKVIAHAYANAPAVKALFARTGIKPGDIKSLDDLALVPVTPKAELVRMQAENPPFGGLLAVPVNRIRRIFRSPGPISDPQGIDEGWGWEEALFATGFRQGDIAINTFSYHMTPAGIMFDDSLGRLGCAVIPTGIGEREAQVDILKTYCVSGYVGMASFLLQIGQKAIELGLDPRKDLALRAAFSTAEPLPDSLRNAVEDMFGLVCRQGYGTADCGCLAYECYHRGGMHLTSRAWVEIVDPTTGKPMADGEIGEVVVTLFNEAYPLIRFGTGDLSVIDASACPCGRKSPKLRGWLGRADQLVKVKGQFVHPGQVQKALADFPQFAKYRAVVTRADNKDILEILIEAANVEGGVDKALEKKIRDILRIGGTVKFVPPGTLPSDGKVLEDKRVWE